TTGGGACTGAGGCACCGTTGCAATCAAACGGGCCGCGGAAGCTAGAAAACAGAGTGAGCCAGAGGACGGTTGCAGCGTGACCGAGACTAGCTTAGAAAGCCTCCACCTTCAGGTGGGGGTAGTTCACGTCAGGCTCGTTCAGGTGCTTGGCCTGAGGATCCGTTCTCGCGCCGGATGTTGCCGAGGCAGGCGGCGGTCGCCTGTGCCGGATCGAGCCGAGTCGTTTGCCGAGCAATCCCTCGGAGATAGCCGGCAATTGGTGGTAACAGATTAAGCGCACTCAGTTGGTCGAGCGCAATGAACTCCGGTTTGCGATGAACCTCACAGCCGACAGGAGAGATACTGACATCGCGGACAGTCGCAAGACAGACGATCTCCATGAGCTGATGTGTCGTATCAGGGCTCGTCGTCTCCAGGACAAAGGCCACTCGATCCGGGCAATGTGCACACCGGTCTCCTCGGCGACCTCCCGTCTGGCGCAACTTGTTGCCCCTTTACCTCGCCGTGGTGTGCCGCCTGGCAGAACCCACATCGGCCGATCGTTTGCTCGGCGCTCACAAAGCAGCACGGTCTCCCCGCGAAAGACCGCAGTCGAGACTCGGAGGTGGATGGGCTGGCGTTCATTGTCGTGGTTCAGGGCATCGCCGGGTACGGCAGTGTTCGATTTTGTCAACTGTCTCCTCCTATCACAAGGCTCGAGTGTGACCCGTTCGGATGATAGGAGCCATTAGCCGGTCGGCGCTTCTATGGGCGAGCTCCATCGCCTTCGTATACCGTAGCCGTGGGTGGACCACACTCGCGCCTCCAAGGGCAGCTCGTAGAGTCGGTTGGCAAACCGTGCTGTGCTTGTGCAACGGCGAATTTCGTGTTGGTCGATGGAACTGATGCGTTGTAAGTGTCACATCGGCGAGTTGGGCTCAGGCTCTAGCCAACGCGGATACCAACAGCGGCCGATGGGTCGATGTTCGTCAGTGTGGAATATCCGGTATACTCAGTATTATGGATACTGTAACCCGAGAATCCAGCCCAGACACATTAGACGAGCTGGTTGATCTGTTCTCCTCAATCGCGCGTTATTCGCGGTCACGACTTATTGAGAGCCTTGAACCACTCTGCATCGCTCCGGGCGCTGCTCGGGCGCTTGCGGAAGTGGTTCATCATCCGAGTATTCGGATGTCGGAGTTGGCCGGTGCCCTTGGCGTTAGCGCACGTAGCGTCACCAGTGTCATTGACCAGCTGGTCGAGGCCGGCCTTGTTCTCCGGGTGGCTGATCCGGCGGACCGGCGAGCAGTGCGCCTCGTTGCTAGCGAACGTGGTATAGAGCTCCATCGTGGGGCGCGAGACTGTCGGCGCGCAGTTGGCCAAGAGATCTTTGACTCATTGTCGCCTGAGCGACGGTCCGAACTGGTCTCGATCCTCGCAGATTTGAAAACCAAACTTGGAGCAAGGGGTCAGAGATGAAGTCGATGGGTGGCGATATGGGGTCGCTTGGCGGCTGGCAGGCTATGAAGTCGTATCGCCGAGATTCAAAGGTAACCCAACGTCAGTTGCCGAAAGGCCTGCTGATGCGGATTCTTCGGTTTGGTGCTCATTACCGACGTACGCTGATCACCTATCTAGTCTTGATTGTGGTCAGCGCGATTCTTTCGACGGTTAGTCCGTTGATTTTTCGAGCGATCATTGATGATGGCATCGTTCGGCACAATGTCGGTCTTATTGTCTGGTTGGCGTTGCTGGCGGCCGGTGTGGCGCTCGTGAGTGCAGGGCTGATGTTGTGGCAACGCTACATTTCAGCTCGTGTGGGTGAGGGTCTCATCTACGATATGCGAACCAAGATTTTTGACCACTTCCAATCGATGCCCCTCGCGTTCTTTTCGCGGACGCAATCCGGGGCCCTCATCAGTCGTATCAACTCGGACGTACTCAATGCCCAGTCGGCATTTACCGATACGACTTCGTCGATCGTCTCGAACCTTATTACGGTCGTCATCACTCTTGGGGTTATGTTCTTTCTCTCGTGGCAGATCACCCTTGCCGCCTTGATTTTGCTGCCACTCTTTATCATTCCGGCCCGATGGGTGGGGCGAAAGATCGAGGGTATTACGCGAGAGAGCTATAACCTTAACGCCGAGATGACCAACACGATGACGGAGCGGTTCAATGTCTCTGGTGCCTTGTTGGTCAAGCTCTTTGGTGATCCGAATCGTGAAAGCGGCACGTTTTCAGGTCGCGCCGGTAGAGTTCGAGACATCGGTGTCACCCAGGCCATGTACACCAGGATCTTTATGGTGGCACTGTTGACGACAGCTTCGCTTGCTACCGCCCTTGCCTATGGTTGGGGTGGGGTAGAGGCGGTGCATGGCGTCTACCAGGTGGGTACCGTCGTCGCCATCACGCTCTATCTGACTCGGTTGTATGCACCACTCACTGCGTTATCGAACGTTCAGGTCGATGTCATGACGACGCTGGTGTCCTTTGATCGCGTCTTCGAGGTGCTCGATCTTAAGCCGACGATTGTCGAGGCTCCCGATGCGGTTTCGATTCCACGAGGTCCTGCCACGGTCGAGTTTGCGCACGTCACCTTTCGGTACCCAACGGCTCGGGAGGTATCGCTGGCCTCGCTCGAGAATGTAGAGAATCTTGAGCGTGGCGCTAGCCCAGAGATACTCCATGACGTGAGCTTTGTCATTCGCCCTGGCACCATGGTCGCCCTCGTTGGTCCCTCAGGTGCCGGCAAGACAACGCTCAGCCATCTGGTGCCACGTCTCTATGATCCTGAGACCGGTACGGTGTCCATTAATGGGGTTGACCTGCGCACGGCAACCCAGGCCTCAGTGCGCGCGACGGTGGGTGTCGTCACGCAAGAGGCCCATCTGTTCCACGATACTCTCAGAGCCAATCTGCTCTACGCCAAGCCAGATGCCACCGACGACGAGATTCATGCAGCACTCGAGGCGGCTCAGATTGCTCATATTCTGGCAACACTGCCTGATGGACTCGATACGGTGGTTGGCGACCGAGGGTACCGGCTTTCTGGCGGCGAAAAGCAGCGCGTCGCGATTGCAAGACTCTTGCTGAAGTCGCCTGACGTTGTCGTTCTCGACGAGGCGACGGCGCATCTCGATTCCGAATCTGAGGCCGCTATCCAGGTCGCGCTCGCGCATGCGCTCTCTGATAGGACATCGTTGGTGATTGCTCACCGGCTTTCAACGATTCGCGAGGCCGATGAGATACTGGTACTGGACGCAGGAAGGATCGTTGCCCATGGTACGCATCACGAACTGCTCGCAGCCGGGGGGCTCTATGCCGACCTCTACCATACGCAGTTCGCCGATCAAGAGCTGACGCTGTCAGAATCATAGACGAGGTGAGTATCAGGTCGGACGACTTGGTGTTGGGGAGATGGCGGTTCTGCTCGTCTGGGGCGGTAATGTGCGGGGGTGGTGCCAGCGTTCACGGCGGATGGTCGGTCAGCCTATGGGCGGACGGCGTATGAGTTGACTCGGCGGGTAACATTTCGGCCCTGCAGGGTGGCCGTTGGAGGTGTTCGGTAAGGGCTACGCTAAGAGGGGCAGCCCAAGTGACCCGATTGGAGCCCGTGGGGCTGTAGAGTGTAGCCGACGGGCCGTTGGCGCAGCTGGTAGCGCACTTGCATGACGCGCAAGGGGTCAGAGGTTCGAGTCCTCTACGGCCCACTCGTTGATACCCAACACAACTTTTTGCTAGTCAACATCGTTCTTTGCTGGTCAATAGCGAGGGTAGTGGGGTCATTCCCGCAGGGCTACGCAGTAGCCGGTCCGGGTGCAGCGAATTGGGGCCGATGATGACCAGTGCTTCTGGGCATCATTCAGAAGCGCATGACCAGCTAACCTCGGGCCAAGTCAATCTCGGGCCAAGTCATTCTCGGGCCAAGTCAATCTCGGGCCAAGGCAGCGCTGAGCCAAGTGTGGCATGCGTGCGACGAGAGCGATGCGAGTCGTATGGATAACCACGATGAAGCTCTGGGGGGGTTCACGTATTGTCGGCTCTGGTCGGTTGATGCCTCATCTGACCCGCAGCGACGTTGCCTGCACCCGGTGCGCAACCTAGCACGCCCTCTTCAGATCAAAGGAGAACCGATCCTTCTCGCTATCTCCGTTGATCCTCTAGTTTTCTCTGGTTGGCGGATCTGCCCGAACGTGGTTGCCTGAGCGACTCAAGTGAAAGAGCAGGAATGCGTAGGCAAAGAGGGAAGCCGAAAACCCAAGTGCCATGGTGAGCGAGAGGAGGTTGGACTTGCCACCACCGTTTACGAAGCCGAGCCCGGCAGCGATCGCGATAACGATTCCTAGGACCCCAACGATGGAGTAGCCGAGTGAGCGTGACTGGGGCTGCTCAAGGGAGGCGTTGACCATCATGACGCCATTGATCAACAGGGCGAGCCCGACGATAACGTGCAGATAGAGGATGGCAATCGGATGGGATGCACCCCAAGGATTGTGTGGCGCAATGGTAACGTAGAGGGCGTTCGCTGTTCCAAAGATGAACTCGACGAGCAATGCGACGATGGACGCGAAGGACAACAGCTTGAGATCTTGGACACGCTTGCTCACTGTCGTCAGCCTAGTGGGTATCGATGTATCCTGCGAGCCGGTCGCGACATCCTACCCAAAAGAGTTAGTGCTTCACGTTATGTGCAACGGCGTGCGTTGCGGAGTTGGGTGCCGATTCGTGAAGCCAACGTGACAGGTTCGGTCTCAGTGTCTCCTGGTACACAATGTTGACTCCTGCGGCAAAATGTTGCCCCCTGGTACCTAATGTGGATCAGGTCGTTGGAAGGGTAGACGACGCTGCTTGCGGTGTCGACGATGCTCCCTTTGACCTTGTTGATTGATTTACTGTCGTGGTGGATTCGATGACCGCGGGCGGGCACCAGCGTCGTAGCCGTAGTGCGTTCGTGACCACAATCAGCGACGAGCTCGCCATGAGGGCGGCACCGAGCATAGGATTCAAAATTCCGGCGGCCGCCAGTGAGATGGCGATGATGTTGTAGCCCAACGCCCAGCCGAAGTTTTCGTAGATGTTGTGCAGCGTGGTCTTTGCGAGGGCAATTGCGGTCGCCACCTTGACAATGTCATCGCCCACGATCGTGATGTCGGCGCTGGCTTTGGCGATGTCGGTTCCACTGGCGAGTGCGATGCCCAAATCGGCGGCCCCGAGTGCTGCGGCGTCGTTAATCCCATCACCGACCATAGCGACGCGTTCGCCACGTTTTTGAGCCTCACGGATCATGTCGGCCTTGTCGGTTGGTCGGACATTGGCTCGAATGACGTCAAAGCCAAGCCGCTTCGCCAAGACCGTAGCATTATCCAGGTTATCCCCTGTCAGCATGACGACCTTGAGATGGTTTTCGGTCAGTGTTTGAACGAGCTCGGCCGCCCCGTCGCGTACCGTCTCCGTCAAGTTGATGAGGATGGGTGCCCGATCATCAATACCGCAGGCAATCACCCGCCCTTGTGTGGGGCTTTGGATGCCAAAGAAGGCAGGGGCGCCAATCGTGATGGTGTGTCCTGCAACCGTGCCGGTGAGGCCTGAGCCAGGGAGTTCATGGACTGCCTCCACCACGAGTGCTGTTGACGAGAGGGTGCTGAGGGCTCGAGACACCGGGTGTGTTGATGCACGGGCGACGGCGGCGATCCACGCCCGTTCGTCCCCGCCAAGCGAGGCTGGAAGGCTCTCGAGCGTAAGGGTGGCATCGGTGAGTGTTCCCGTCTTGTCCAGGAAGATCGTGTCGATCTTTGGCACCTGTTCAAGGACGGTGGGACTCTGGATGAGAATCCCTGATCGTGCCGCTCGAGAGGTCGCGACAAGAAAGGCGATTGGGGTTGCAAGCCCGAGCGAGCACGGACAAGCCACGACCAGTACGGCGATAGCTGCTACGAGGGCGCTGGTGGCGGACCCAAAGGACAACCAGAGGACAAAGGTGGCGATAGCGATAACGATGACGACAGGAACAAAGACTCTAGCGATGCGATCACTGAGGCGCTCAAGACCTGCCTTCTTGGCTTGAGCCTGGGCAACTTGCTCGGTGAGCTGAGAGAGAAAGCTCCTCCGAGCGCTGGTGAGAGCCTTGCCCTCAAGCAACTGATCTCGGTTGAGTGATCCGGCAAGAATACGATCCCCGCTGGTGACGTCGGAGAGATCGGCCTCGCCGGTAATTACCGACGTGTCGACCCTGGACGTTCCCTTGGTGACGATGAGGTCGGTCGGTACCACCTGGCCGGGTCGAACAGTGACGATGTCCTCGCGTTGTATCTCACCAGCCGGTATGGTCATTTCGGTATCATCGCGGATGACCGTTACCTCGCCAAGCATGCTTGCTTGGAGTCCATTGAGATCACTCCTTGCCAGTGTCTTTGCTCGATCTTCGATCCACCGCCCAAAGTAGATCACGGTCGGGACGATTGCCGCCGCGTCAAAGAAGACCGGTTCACGGGTGAAATTGCCCAGTGTGATGATGGTGGACCACACGAAGGCGGTTACAAATCCCAGCGATACGAGGGTATCCATACCCCCGGTCAGATGAGCGAGATCACGCAGGGCCGTGATGAGAAACCCTCGGCCTACCAGCACGATGACCGCGATCGCCAGGACGAGGCCGACGAGTCTGTCGATGTTGATGAGTTCCAAATCCCCAGCTAGCAGCACGGCGCTCAATGCCGCGCTCACCAATAAGGGCCAACGGTGGTGGGAAGATTTGGCCGGTGGTCCTTGATCGACTTTTGCGATAGCGTCGTAGCCCGCCTGCTGCACGGCTTCAATGATCCGATCAAGATCGAGGGCGGCGGAATCATACGTTACGGTTGCCTCTTCGAGGGCGTAGTTAACGCTAGCAGCGACCCCGTCGAGCTTATTGAGCTTGCGTTCGATCCGTGACGCACAGCTCACGCATGTCATCCCAAAAAGCTCAAGGTCGAGTTGCTTAGTCGATGAGTTCGGCATCGTAGCCAGCCTCATCGATGGCGGCGAGGAGTTCATCGACATTGAGCGTTGATCCTTCAATGGTTACCACCTTGTCGGCGAGATCGACCACGACGGCGGTAACCCCTGCGACCTTGCTAACCTCGCCCTCGATGGCAACTTGGCAATGGTCACAACTCACGGTTGGAACGCGAAATTTCATCTCATTCACCTCATCATTTCTTAAATATGAGTATATCCTGACCTGAGATCAGATCGAGGTTGAGGTGGTGGATGCAGGGGCAATCGGACGGGTTCAAGAATATCACCGCCTCAGGCGTCCTCATTGCCGTTGGGCTTTCGCTGGCAGCTGCCACGTCGCTCGGATTTGCCCGATTCGCCTATTCGTTGGTGCTTCCGACGATGCGGCTGGCGTTGCACTGGAGCTACGTCGATGCCGGTGCCATGAACACCGTAAACGCCCTCGGGTATCTTTTGGGAGCGATCTTGGTGACCAGAATCACCGATCGGTTGGGCAATCGTCGATCATTTATTCTCGC
The sequence above is drawn from the Ferrimicrobium sp. genome and encodes:
- a CDS encoding MarR family transcriptional regulator codes for the protein MDTVTRESSPDTLDELVDLFSSIARYSRSRLIESLEPLCIAPGAARALAEVVHHPSIRMSELAGALGVSARSVTSVIDQLVEAGLVLRVADPADRRAVRLVASERGIELHRGARDCRRAVGQEIFDSLSPERRSELVSILADLKTKLGARGQR
- a CDS encoding ABC transporter ATP-binding protein/permease; this translates as MKSMGGDMGSLGGWQAMKSYRRDSKVTQRQLPKGLLMRILRFGAHYRRTLITYLVLIVVSAILSTVSPLIFRAIIDDGIVRHNVGLIVWLALLAAGVALVSAGLMLWQRYISARVGEGLIYDMRTKIFDHFQSMPLAFFSRTQSGALISRINSDVLNAQSAFTDTTSSIVSNLITVVITLGVMFFLSWQITLAALILLPLFIIPARWVGRKIEGITRESYNLNAEMTNTMTERFNVSGALLVKLFGDPNRESGTFSGRAGRVRDIGVTQAMYTRIFMVALLTTASLATALAYGWGGVEAVHGVYQVGTVVAITLYLTRLYAPLTALSNVQVDVMTTLVSFDRVFEVLDLKPTIVEAPDAVSIPRGPATVEFAHVTFRYPTAREVSLASLENVENLERGASPEILHDVSFVIRPGTMVALVGPSGAGKTTLSHLVPRLYDPETGTVSINGVDLRTATQASVRATVGVVTQEAHLFHDTLRANLLYAKPDATDDEIHAALEAAQIAHILATLPDGLDTVVGDRGYRLSGGEKQRVAIARLLLKSPDVVVLDEATAHLDSESEAAIQVALAHALSDRTSLVIAHRLSTIREADEILVLDAGRIVAHGTHHELLAAGGLYADLYHTQFADQELTLSES
- the cadA gene encoding cadmium-translocating P-type ATPase; amino-acid sequence: MPNSSTKQLDLELFGMTCVSCASRIERKLNKLDGVAASVNYALEEATVTYDSAALDLDRIIEAVQQAGYDAIAKVDQGPPAKSSHHRWPLLVSAALSAVLLAGDLELINIDRLVGLVLAIAVIVLVGRGFLITALRDLAHLTGGMDTLVSLGFVTAFVWSTIITLGNFTREPVFFDAAAIVPTVIYFGRWIEDRAKTLARSDLNGLQASMLGEVTVIRDDTEMTIPAGEIQREDIVTVRPGQVVPTDLIVTKGTSRVDTSVITGEADLSDVTSGDRILAGSLNRDQLLEGKALTSARRSFLSQLTEQVAQAQAKKAGLERLSDRIARVFVPVVIVIAIATFVLWLSFGSATSALVAAIAVLVVACPCSLGLATPIAFLVATSRAARSGILIQSPTVLEQVPKIDTIFLDKTGTLTDATLTLESLPASLGGDERAWIAAVARASTHPVSRALSTLSSTALVVEAVHELPGSGLTGTVAGHTITIGAPAFFGIQSPTQGRVIACGIDDRAPILINLTETVRDGAAELVQTLTENHLKVVMLTGDNLDNATVLAKRLGFDVIRANVRPTDKADMIREAQKRGERVAMVGDGINDAAALGAADLGIALASGTDIAKASADITIVGDDIVKVATAIALAKTTLHNIYENFGWALGYNIIAISLAAAGILNPMLGAALMASSSLIVVTNALRLRRWCPPAVIESTTTVNQSTRSKGASSTPQAASSTLPTT
- a CDS encoding heavy-metal-associated domain-containing protein — protein: MKFRVPTVSCDHCQVAIEGEVSKVAGVTAVVVDLADKVVTIEGSTLNVDELLAAIDEAGYDAELID